GCTGCTGAGCGCCTTCATCTATGTGATCTGGCGTAGCGACGAAGAGGCGAATGAACTGTGCTGGTGGGCCGCGAGTTTCCTGACGGCGGGATGCTCGGCTCTCTGCTTTGCTTTTCGCAATCAGATCGAATCGCTCTCGATCGTCCTCGGCAACGCCTTCTTGCTGTGGTCCTACGGCTTTCTCTGGACGGGAGCCGCGATTTTCGCCGATCGTCCTCTGCGACCTCGTTCGGCGCCGCTCGGGGGATTCGTCTGGCTGTCGGGACTGTGGACGCAGGACATTCACTTGCGGATCGCGGCGGTCGCCGCGATCGCCGCGATTTACGAGATCAGGACGGCTTATGAGCTGTTGTCCTACAGTCGCGGCCAGAACGGACGTCTGGTCCTGGCGCGCGCCGCGGCGTTAGCGACGGCGCTCCAGGCCGGGGTCGATTTGGTCGTTTCGGTTTCCGCGTCATTTCTCGAACTCGACGCCACCGACTTCGTCGACAGCGCGTTTTTGAAATTCCGCTCGCTGGAGCTCGCGTGCTACATATCGATCCTCGGGGTCACCTTGGTCGCCCTCTCGAAGGAGCGTCTGGCGAACCGCCGCGAGATTGCTGCGATGAGCGATCCGTTGACGGGCGTCGCCAATCGACGCGCCTTCGATCGGGCCATCGAGCGCGCGACGAAGTCGGCCTCCGTGAAGCAGAAGAGCGCGGTGCTCGTCTTCGACCTCGATAATTTCAAGGACATCAACGATCGGTTTGGCCATGCGGTCGGCGACCAGATTCTGACCGTTTTCGGCGAAGCGGCGACGCGCAACATTCGCGCCAACGACATGTTGGCGCGGATCGGCGGCGAAGAATTCGCCGCTCTCCTTTGTCCGGCGGATCGCAACGTCGCATTGGCGGTCGCGGAACGGATTCGGCTCGCCTTCATCGACGCGGCGTCGGTTCTGGCGGAGGGGCAGGCGACGGTGAGCATAGGCGTCGCGCTGGTCGAAGGGCGCGCCCCGGACTATCGGGAGACGACGCGAGCGGCAGACGCCGCGCTCTACCGGGCGAAGGCGAGCGGTCGGAACAGGGTCGTCTTTGCAGGATCTTGAATGTGAGCCGGGCGTCCAGACGAGCTCGAGGGTCTTCGTCGAAGCGCGGCCGGGAATTGCCGCTCGGCGAGGGCTTTGTCGTAAGTTGATGGCCTCCGACAAAGCTCGCGACGAACCCGAACGGAGACCAATAGTGACGAAGGCCGCGTGCGGCCCTCGTCCATTCTCGCATCGACTTCGGAGCGCGTTGGGAGCCGCGCTTCGAGATCGATCAGGCGCCGCCGGTCACGCCGGTGCAGCCCTGCGTGGCGCCGGGCAGGCTCTTGATGGAGGTCGACGCTCCCGAGTTGACGAAGTTGCTCAGGATCGGATTGGCCCAGCTGATCGGCAGCGGAGCGAAGCCGTTCAGCGCGAGCACCGTCTTGACGTTCGGATCGGTGAGCGTGCTGTTTCTGTTGATGGTCGTCGGCGTGCCGGCCGCTCCGCTGAGGCTGCCGTTGTAGAGCCAGCTCAGATAGTCGGTCAGCACGGTTTCGCGATTGGCGGAAGCGAGGCAGCTATAGGTGAACAGGAACGTCGTGCCGGTGATCGGGTAGGCGGTCGTCGCCGTCGCCGGCGGGACCGCGAGATAGCCGACCGTGGCCGGCAGCGAGCCGCCGGTGAAGGGCGCATAGGCGCGCTTCTTCGAATACACGTCGTAATCGGCGTATCCCGCAGTCGTCGGCGCCGGCATCGGGACCCACGCAGCCTGCGTGGAGGCGATCGTCGGCGCGGTGAACGGCGTCGACGTGCTCGGCGTGTAGATGCCCGCGGTGCGCCGCGCCTCATTCGCGATGGCCGCCGCGTTCGGACCGCCCGGGTCGGAGCCGGCGGCGGGGAAATAAGGCTTGGTGAAGTCGTTGCTGATGTAGCCGATGGCGCCGGCGGTCGTGGTGATCGTCCGGGCGACGTTTTCCGTCAGCGACGCGCTGATCCAGTTCGTCGTATTGCCGCCATTGGCGACGACGAGCGGCTTGAACACGCCATTGAAGTCGGTGGTCGGCAGAGAGGCCGTGTTCATCCACGCGTAGCCTGCGCCGAGGACCGGGCAGTACGACCTCAGGAAGTTGGTCAGGATGAAGGTCGTGCCGCTCTTGTCCAAACGATAGACGAGCTTGATCGGCGTGCTCGCGGTGGCGTACGCGACCGCGCCAGGCGTGTTGAAGCCGGA
The sequence above is a segment of the Methylosinus trichosporium OB3b genome. Coding sequences within it:
- a CDS encoding substrate-binding domain-containing protein, whose product is MKLSHSLAGSASTLALAAVATVASASLQPALANSGNIFGGGSSLFSQAGRALYDCYKGGTIAGTTCNAAGAGQTNVTGEYASIGSGSGTRAFVTNDTHELLTGSDPFTLPAALPATPPAYLVSPIVSYPYTDTDHGYHLDFGFSDAPLATPVGSLTVSGHTPGGTWTPNTNWQTFSGTLTTPTILSITYSSTNFGAPVQVPSAAVAVDLGVNIPFPNSGVWQVKTQTSTTEPLTGKVIQTPIHLNPAQVCAIFAGKVTDWNSTTSIAYLTSAGTTATLAFSGFNTPGAVAYATASTPIKLVYRLDKSGTTFILTNFLRSYCPVLGAGYAWMNTASLPTTDFNGVFKPLVVANGGNTTNWISASLTENVARTITTTAGAIGYISNDFTKPYFPAAGSDPGGPNAAAIANEARRTAGIYTPSTSTPFTAPTIASTQAAWVPMPAPTTAGYADYDVYSKKRAYAPFTGGSLPATVGYLAVPPATATTAYPITGTTFLFTYSCLASANRETVLTDYLSWLYNGSLSGAAGTPTTINRNSTLTDPNVKTVLALNGFAPLPISWANPILSNFVNSGASTSIKSLPGATQGCTGVTGGA
- a CDS encoding sensor domain-containing diguanylate cyclase, translating into MSHAGVGRRSETPCWLRRLLSRQEPSSRRRWRWRAPLSEQNGASLYRSGEFERSGVALIALAPTLFLFSAFILLLLSAFIYVIWRSDEEANELCWWAASFLTAGCSALCFAFRNQIESLSIVLGNAFLLWSYGFLWTGAAIFADRPLRPRSAPLGGFVWLSGLWTQDIHLRIAAVAAIAAIYEIRTAYELLSYSRGQNGRLVLARAAALATALQAGVDLVVSVSASFLELDATDFVDSAFLKFRSLELACYISILGVTLVALSKERLANRREIAAMSDPLTGVANRRAFDRAIERATKSASVKQKSAVLVFDLDNFKDINDRFGHAVGDQILTVFGEAATRNIRANDMLARIGGEEFAALLCPADRNVALAVAERIRLAFIDAASVLAEGQATVSIGVALVEGRAPDYRETTRAADAALYRAKASGRNRVVFAGS